In Penaeus vannamei isolate JL-2024 chromosome 15, ASM4276789v1, whole genome shotgun sequence, the following are encoded in one genomic region:
- the LOC113828560 gene encoding uncharacterized protein yields the protein MSFRYIWQALLTKITPKSPQSMAASRDQSRITPNGTVRPTRVNPHDPSLRVRAQHRVITRTMSRQHGSFHCGLAPESTTACAIVSGIPKGRWQPVRNDLMPQIALRSAGGRRRATRKAGSECLVSTGSFSQVLNNYPMATSNSTGSSFSVATNGLLENEENSIQHRLFQLTLVPSLQPLKYIVAQMVKGKDPKENPIEYFGRINPKNVKFTKTQRDIISSDPSCGSYDITLCFKIIQEYCDKVKPQNDPAWTTPGDTLEYYIKEIKNKRNDFIHEVYRGDKTKFYTIVHDMKCLLTKTWVKIAQTFGTDILANILIMKTDIEKIKDAPFEGSRVYLSELQATMLSHGVASMKKKYVEILSSIPDVHFQDTYKNLGARSEVKVLEVFTEMQIVNKERREEVTMDEWLTELEKIHAMQNKRSRFLLVEGVAGVGKTTLIRKLVLDWASGNSTIPGLDDFQLLIYMQFRDQHINSMSLLCTYVMPYMKEIVDPEYLMMLTEGSNIIFVCDGLDENNPLSIQLFKEILDYGANTPLTVVCTTRPQEIDNLLFMLPDQFSCLHLQVLGIPETKRPSFIKRYMEAQKPDTDPQSLLDYLNRTSTRVQEYLRFPYNLMCLVMLWIHNPERINSLTTATELFMETLKETQKKLQTRLWTLAKGPQLSELPKSMDDIMDTLYDMALVHHGSGDIILTEDSVQLLKNECSRLNLAWNEISSAFFIQNITSVKEETSYSFPHNGLQDFYAAMSILKKVEDHTVDIKKTTTDVRAVLLCNHCSQDQISFILEKVNEVLDSPMPTRSLGSIFQEIAKEDRPDFRTDLIRRSRNILTHLTGILHYRNTAFTEERAEELFLLLKESGIQDTEHWLDLLELTRFDKELCRLIAQQISVGKSLTVTDSRTGAYTSLLPCIKKKNVNIRIFIEREPKEVVHLEELLRRVQEKQWMLRLLLQHEFRLPKPGGSSLDGALKQLRCSMYRFQGQVSLALLETLSNTLRDLHLSVADTEQYLALSHYLSAATSHLPLLENFRMHIPACTVGTELLQPLPKGLTLQLIISKVDGDALTWACRAASALQPEGRRYQFLAVSGAGSSAQVCGRLLEGLARGGVRMAEDAYLVVAPKLARADLARLQAGFEGRFGCRFRAWRGSSIWTYKC from the exons ATGTCCTTCAG GTATATATGGCAGGCCCTGCTTACCAAAATAACCCCAAAAAGCCCGCAGTCCATGGCTGCGTCCCGAGATCAGTCTCGAATCACGCCCAACGGAACAGTGCGGCCGACCCGGGTCAACCCTCACGACCCCTCACTCCGGGTGCGCGCCCAGCATCGCGTGATCACTCGAACGATGTCCAGGCAACACGGTAGTTTCCACTGTGGCCTTGCCCCC gAGTCAACGACAGCGTGTGCAATTGTCTCGGGAATCCCAAAGGGCCGTTGGCAACCGGTCCGCAATGATCTGATGCCTCAGATTGCCTTGCGGAGTGCGGGAGGGCGGCGGCGCGCGACTCGTAAGGCGGGTTCCGAG TGTCTAGTATCTACTGGAAGTTTCAGCCAAGTGTTGAACAATTACCCCATGGCGACTTCAAATTCCACAGGAAGCTCATTCTCTGTAGCAACAAATGGCCTTCTCGAGAATGAAGAGAACAGCATTCAGCACCGTTTATTTCAGCTTACTTTGGTACCATCCCTGCAACCTCTTAAGTACATAGTGGCACAAATGGTAAAAGGGAAAGATCCAAAGGAAAATCCTATTGAGTACTTTGGCAGAATAAACCCTAAAAATGTAAAATTTACTAAGACTCAGAGGGATATTATTTCATCTGACCCTTCATGTGGGTCTTATGACATCACTCTCTGCTTTAAAATAATACAAGAATACTGTGACAAAGTAAAACCACAAAATGATCCAGCTTGGACAACTCCAGGTGACACCTTGGAGTATTATATTAAAGAaattaagaataagagaaatgattTCATACATGAAGTTTACAGAGGTGACAAAACAAAGTTCTACACGATCGTTCATGATATGAAATGCCTCCTTACAAAGACATGGGTGAAAATTGCTCAAACATTTGGAACTGACATTTTGGCGAATATCTTGATTATGAAAACAGATATCGAAAAGATTAAAGATGCACCTTTTGAAGGCAGTCGTGTTTACCTAAGTGAACTGCAAGCCACAATGCTCAGCCATGGTGTTGCAAGcatgaaaaagaaatatgttgaaattctttcttctattccaGATGTACATTTCCAAGATACGTATAAAAACTTGGGAGCTCGTAGTGAGGTCAAGGTCTTGGAAGTTTTCACGGAAATGCAGatagtaaataaagaaagaagggaggaagtaacCATGGATGAATGGCTCACCGAACTAGAGAAAATACATGCCATGCAAAATAAAAGGAGTCGATTCCTGCTCGTGGAAGGGGTGGCTGGTGTTGGCAAAACAACTCTCATTAGGAAACTAGTGCTTGACTGGGCGTCCGGGAACAGCACAATACCAGGTCTGGACGATTTTCAACTACTAATATATATGCAGTTTAGAGATCAACATATTAATTCCATGTCCCTATTGTGTACTTATGTTATGCCATACATGAAAGAAATAGTAGATCCAGAATATTTAATGATGTTAACTGAAGGCAGTAACATCATATTCGTATGTGATGGTCTTGATGAAAATAATCCTCTGTCAATACAACTGTTCAAAGAGATCCTCGATTATGGAGCAAACACCCCACTGACTGTAGTGTGTACCACACGCCCACAAGAAATTGATAATCTGCTGTTCATGTTGCCTGATCAGTTCTCTTGTTTACACCTTCAGGTGTTAGGAATTCCTGAAACAAAAAGGCCCTCTTTCATAAAAAGGTATATGGAAGCCCAAAAGCCAGATACAGATCCTCAGTCTTTACTTGATTACCTGAACAGAACATCAACTCGTGTGCAAGAATATTTAAGATTTCCTTATAACCTCATGTGCCTTGTAATGCTTTGGATCCATAATCCAGAAAGGATCAACAGCTTGACAACCGCAACAGAGTTGTTCATGGAAACActtaaagaaacacaaaaaaagctACAGACCAGGCTGTGGACCCTTGCAAAGGGTCCACAGTTGAGTGAATTGCCCAAGAGCATGGATGACATTATGGATACACTCTATGACATGGCTCTCGTTCATCATGGATCAGGTGACATTATTCTGACAGAGGATTCAGTACAGTTACTAAAGAACGAATGTTCTCGGTTGAATCTCGCTTGGAATGAAATAAGTAGTGCCTTCTTTATTCAAAATATTACATCAGTTAAGGAAGAAACTTCTTACAGCTTTCCACACAACGGCTTGCAGGACTTTTATGCAGCTATGAGCATTCTGAAGAAAGTCGAGGATCATACTGTTGACATAAAGAAGACAACAACAGATGTAAGGGCAGTCCTTTTATGTAATCACTGTTCCCAGGATCAAATCAGCTTCATTCTTGAAAAAGTGAATGAAGTACTGGACTCCCCTATGCCAACCAGAAGCCTCGGCAGTATCTTTCAAGAAATAGCAAAAGAGGACCGGCCAGATTTTAGAACTGATCTCATTAGACGATCACGGAATATTCTCACACATCTCACTGGTATTCTCCATTATAGAAATACGGCTTTcacagaggagagagcagaggagttATTTCTACTGCTCAAAGAGTCAGGAATTCAAGATACAGAGCACTGGCTGGATCTCTTGGAGCTGACCAGATTTGACAAAGAACTCTGTAGACTGATAGCCCAGCAAATTTCGGTTGGAAAAAGCCTGACGGTCACAGATTCCCGCACAGGAGCCTATACATCATTGCTACCTTgtatcaaaaagaaaaatgtaaatatacgtatatttattgaACGTGAGCCTAAGGAAGTTGTACATCTAGAGGAACTTCTACGCCGTGTCCAGGAGAAGCAATGGATGTTAAGATTGCTCCTCCAGCATGAGTTCAGGCTGCCAAAGCCTGGAGGAAGCAGCTTGGACGGGGCTCTGAAACAACTAAG ATGTTCGATGTACAGATTCCAAGGCCAAGTGAGCCTGGCCTTGTTGGAGACACTGTCCAATACGCTAAGAGATCTGCATTTATCTGTGGCTGACACTGAACAGTATTTGGCTTTGTCCCATTATCTGTCAGCAGCGACGAGTCATCTTCCACTTTTGGAAAATTTTA gaATGCATATACCTGCATGCACAGTGGGCACGGAGTTACTTCAGCCACTCCCAAAAGGTCTGACTTTGCAGCTGATAATTTCCAAAGTGGATGGCGACGCGCTGACCTGGGCGTGTCGAGCAGCTTCCGCGCTTCAGCCTGAGGGGAGACG GTATCAGTTCCTGGCCGTATCCGGCGCTGGCAGCAGCGCCCAGGTGTGCGGCCGCCTGCTGGAGGGCCTGGCCCGCGGCGGCGTGCGGATGGCGGAGGACGCGTACCTCGTGGTGGCGCCCAAGCTGGCCAGGGCGGACCTGGCTCGGCTGCAGGCGGGCTTCGAGGGCCGGTTCGGCTGTCGGTTCCGAGC TTGGAGAGGGAGTTCCATCTGGACTTATAAATGCTAA